Proteins from a genomic interval of Clostridia bacterium:
- a CDS encoding sigma 54-interacting transcriptional regulator, protein DGPFVVVNCSAIPDTLLESELFGYEEGAFTGARKKGKLGRFELADNGTLFLDEIGDMPLHLQGKLLRALEDRMIEPVGSVESRPIDVRIVGATNRDLDAMVESREFRKDLFYRLNVVPIWMPPLRERREDIPMLARFFLDKHCRTTDKRITAFSDEALRCMLAYEWPGNVRELSNSVEYAVNIESESTVQTTSLPQRVWVISNTPRQGAVGDSQGLEELERKAILEALQHHEGEPHAKEKAARELGIHVTTLYRKLAKYSLA, encoded by the coding sequence GACGGCCCGTTCGTCGTAGTCAACTGCAGCGCCATTCCTGACACGCTGCTCGAAAGCGAGCTGTTCGGGTACGAGGAGGGCGCCTTCACAGGAGCGCGCAAGAAAGGCAAGCTAGGCCGGTTTGAACTTGCAGACAACGGCACGCTGTTTCTGGACGAGATCGGCGACATGCCCCTCCACTTGCAGGGGAAATTGCTGCGCGCGCTTGAGGACAGAATGATAGAACCGGTGGGAAGCGTCGAGTCGCGGCCCATAGATGTCCGCATAGTCGGGGCAACCAACAGAGACCTAGACGCAATGGTAGAGAGTCGCGAGTTTCGCAAAGACCTGTTCTATAGGCTTAACGTCGTCCCAATTTGGATGCCTCCTCTGAGAGAACGTAGAGAGGACATCCCAATGCTGGCGCGGTTCTTTCTAGACAAGCATTGCCGCACCACAGACAAGCGCATAACCGCCTTCAGTGACGAAGCACTCCGATGCATGTTAGCATATGAGTGGCCGGGCAACGTCCGCGAACTATCCAACAGCGTGGAGTACGCAGTGAACATCGAGTCTGAATCTACAGTGCAAACAACCAGCCTTCCGCAGAGAGTATGGGTCATCAGCAACACACCGCGACAAGGCGCCGTCGGCGACTCACAAGGCCTGGAAGAGCTGGAACGCAAGGCGATACTCGAAGCGCTCCAGCACCACGAGGGCGAACCGCACGCCAAGGAGAAGGCAGCCCGGGAACTCGGAATACATGTGACTACACTGTACAGAAAGCTTGCCAAGTACAGTCTGGCCTAG